The following DNA comes from Flavobacterium sp. N3904.
ATTCGGCTCTGAATGTTTCGGGAGGCTTATTGTCCAAATTTGAAAGTCGACATAAATCTGTTGGAGGAAATGCCTTGAGGGCGGCCGTTTTAGGATCCAATGACGGATTGGTTTCCAATATGAGTTTGGTGATGGGAGTTGCTGGCGCTGCGGTTTCTAATAATACAATTTTATTAACCGGTATTGCAGGATTATTGGCAGGAGCAATTTCGATGGCTTTGGGAGAATGGTTGTCTGTTCAAAGTTCAAGAGAATTAAATCAGCGTCAGATAGAACTGGAAACAGAAGAACTGGAAGCTTCGCCAGAAGAAGAAAAAAAGGAATTGGTATTGTTGTATCAGGCAAAAGGAATGAATGTCGAAGAAGCTCAAAAACTAGCCGATAAGGCATTCGAAACCCCCCAAACTGCCATTGATGCAATTATCACCGAAGAATTAGGAATTGACAAAGAAGAATTAGGAGGATCTGCATGGGAAGCCGCAATTGCATCTTTTATTTTGTTTGCTATTGGTGCAATTATTCCGTTATATCCTTTTATGATTTTGGATGGAAAAAATGCCATATTGTTAAGTATTGCCAGCAGTGTTGTTGGTCTTTTTGGAATTGGTGCAGCCATCACATTGTTGACAGGAAAAAGTATTTTATTTTCAGGTTTTAGGCAAGTAGCATTTGGTTTGGCTGCAGCAGCAATTACTTATGGAATTGGAACCTTGATAGGAGTCTCTTTGGCAGGTTGATATAAGCTTGAATAATGTAACACGAAAGGCAAATAACTATTGTAATTTTAACTAAATAAAAACTTTAAATATTAATATTATGAATGATGCACATTTACACTTGATAGTAAACCATTTTCCAATTATTGGAACTATTCTTGGTTTGGGAATTTTAATTGTAGGGATGATTCTAAAAAATATTTCAGTCAAGAATACGGCTTATATTTTATTTTTAGTTTCGGCAATTTTTGCAGCTTTTAGCATGGGAACTGGAGAAGGAGCAGAGGAAATGGTAGAAGATATGCCAAATATTGGAAAACAAATTATTCATGAACACGAAGAATTGGCCGAAAAACTTGCTTTGGTGTTATATCTATTAGGCGCTATCTCTCTAGTTGGGTTGTTCTTGAATTACAAAAAAAATGCCAAAACAAAATATGCTTCATATGCAGCACTTATTGTTGCTATCATTGGAGTTTTTATAGCAAAAGAAGTTGGAACTTCTGGAGGTGAAATTCGTCATACCGAAATTAGAGCTAATGCTTCTGCTTTGAATAGTGGAGGAGCTGAAAAAAATGCAACTACAGAGGAAAGTAGAGAAGATAACGACTGATTTAATTTTTAAAATAATGATAGAGACCCAAAATTTGATGTTAGCGTTGTAATATCGATTTTGGGTTTTTTAGTTAAAAAATTTATTATGAAAAACAGTGTCATTTCAAAGGATATAATACCTTTTATAACTTGGTTTTCTGCCATGATTTTTAGTGCAATTTTAATTGATGTTATTCTTCACTATTTTAATGTTGCTTTTATTGGCAGATATTTAGGCTATTTAGGAACTTTCACCATTTTGATTTCATTCTTGTATTCATTGAAGAAAAGAAAGATGATACATTTTAGTACTCCAAAAAGATTATTGGATTTTCATGAATATCTCGCCATTTCTGGCTCAGTAATGATTTTGGTTCATGCCGGAATTCATATTCATTCTGTTTTACCTTGGTTAGCAATATTGATGCTATTGATTAACGTCTCTAGTGGTTTGGTAGGTAAATATCTTTTGGCCCAAGCCAATAAAACAATGAAGGAAAGAAAATCATCATTTGAAAATTCAGGAATGACAGAAGATGAAATTTCTAAAGCTATTTTTTGGGATGCAACTGCAGTGGAGAGTATGAAAAAATGGAGAAAAACACATATGCCAATAACATATTTTTTGGGCTTACTATCCTTGATCCATATCGTTTCTGTAATTCTTTTTTACTGATGAAAAATAGATCTGTTTTTATAGTTATAACATTGATAATCATGGTTTTTGTGGTTAAGTTTCCTCACGAAATGTTGTCACCTGGTGATTTATATCAAGCGCACTCTGATTTAGAAAATAATTGTTTTACTTGCCATAAAGTATTTTCGGGTACACCAAACGAAAAATGTATCTCTTGTCATAAACCTTCGGATATTGGTTTGAAAAAAGATAGAAAAAGAAAGGTTATTAATGAGAACTCTAAAATTTTATTTCATAAGAACCTTGAAAACGAATCTTGTATATCCTGTCACTCAGATCACAAAGGTTTAAAAATGATAAAATCTTCGATTAAATTCGAACATTCATTATTGCCCGAGATATATAGAAATAAATGTGTAAGTTGTCATTCTCAACCCAAAGACGAACTTCATAATAGTGTTTCCAATTCATGTATAGGTTGTCATTCCACTATCGGTTGGAAATCAAAAAT
Coding sequences within:
- a CDS encoding cytochrome c3 family protein — protein: MKNRSVFIVITLIIMVFVVKFPHEMLSPGDLYQAHSDLENNCFTCHKVFSGTPNEKCISCHKPSDIGLKKDRKRKVINENSKILFHKNLENESCISCHSDHKGLKMIKSSIKFEHSLLPEIYRNKCVSCHSQPKDELHNSVSNSCIGCHSTIGWKSKMEFNHDLIEKTAKDKCISCHKIPKDNFHSSITGNCASCHGFNKWKPSTFNHDLSFQLDENHNTDCKVCHTTNNFKEYSCFGCHEHTINNIREEHSEEGITNFTNCVKCHKNGSEEGGEYNEGKIREYIDKELKNKNQQKEENED
- a CDS encoding VIT1/CCC1 transporter family protein; translated protein: MDVKKIKQQLQIEVDTAFLYESIAAIQEDENLTKVLQSLAEIEKGHAKHMLNKILTFDKNCKMPLPSSKAKFQLKLGKLFGYSSIISSLSNIEKQFAVNTLKNKIEKGEKLTGFEHNHLNIIEAVNNNSALNVSGGLLSKFESRHKSVGGNALRAAVLGSNDGLVSNMSLVMGVAGAAVSNNTILLTGIAGLLAGAISMALGEWLSVQSSRELNQRQIELETEELEASPEEEKKELVLLYQAKGMNVEEAQKLADKAFETPQTAIDAIITEELGIDKEELGGSAWEAAIASFILFAIGAIIPLYPFMILDGKNAILLSIASSVVGLFGIGAAITLLTGKSILFSGFRQVAFGLAAAAITYGIGTLIGVSLAG